Genomic segment of Desulfovibrio gilichinskyi:
ACTTTTCTACAATTTTGCCGTTAATTGACTTTGCGATTCTCCGCCCCAAAGGGTCACAAGTGTATTCAATTCTGCGCCCGTCAGGCAGATGTACTTCGTGGAGCGGACCTGATTCTAAATAAGAATACCTCGTGACCTGACCGAGAAAGTTTTTCATCACCATGCGGCCTTGAGTGTCGTACATATATTTTGCTTCACCAGCCTGCAAAAGTTCCATGCTCTGACCGTACTTGAAGAGTTGTGGTTTTATCTGGCGAGTCTCCGAGGCCAGCCGTTCACCGTTTTTGCCGTACTGATAATGCTCAACAACAGCGTTCTCGCAAATAACTTTGCTAAGCCGACCGCCGTTGTCATAAACATATTCACGCTCAACCGCTTGCGGTTCAACGGCTAAGGCCGTGTAAATTATTCTGCCGTTGTCATCGCGCTCAGTTGCGAGGAGCGAGAATTCTTCACCTGTGTTAGGGATTGTAAAAGTTTTAGTTTGATATGCTTCCACGGCTGAAACATCGACAGCATCTCTTTTCTGCTCGTCATAAATGGTTTCACCCGTACCTGTTTCCGGCTGTCTGGGTTGATCCTTAGCAACTTCTGCAAGTAATTCCTGTCCGTATTCTGTTTTAATCAAATCTTTAACGAGGGGCAGATCTGGATTTTCAATAATAAATTTTGCGTGAAGCTTACGTTTTATTAGTTTTAAATATTTCTTTTCATATTCTATTTCCCTTAATTTACGTTCAAATAAAGCCTTGCGTTCAGTGGACATCATGCTTGGGTACATGCGCTCATGGGCAGGGAAATCTTTAAGGGCATAATAGGGGCTGTCCATTTCCTCCGGCCCTTCAAGAATGGAATTCGGCACCACATCGTACATCATTTTTAAAATATCTTCTGGTGGTGTCGAGTTTCTATACAATCGAACGTTAATGGGGATGTCCTTGCCTTCTTTTTCTCGTAATCTGTATCCACCGGGATAAATCATAATTAACTCCGCTTGCTTTGTGATAGCCGGATTAAACACAGACCTGTTCTGAATTTAATTAAGCTATCCTTAACTGAATAAGCATAGGATATAGGGCAGGGCGGACATGAATAAGCCGAGTCAGGTCCG
This window contains:
- a CDS encoding RHS repeat domain-containing protein, which produces MIYPGGYRLREKEGKDIPINVRLYRNSTPPEDILKMMYDVVPNSILEGPEEMDSPYYALKDFPAHERMYPSMMSTERKALFERKLREIEYEKKYLKLIKRKLHAKFIIENPDLPLVKDLIKTEYGQELLAEVAKDQPRQPETGTGETIYDEQKRDAVDVSAVEAYQTKTFTIPNTGEEFSLLATERDDNGRIIYTALAVEPQAVEREYVYDNGGRLSKVICENAVVEHYQYGKNGERLASETRQIKPQLFKYGQSMELLQAGEAKYMYDTQGRMVMKNFLGQVTRYSYLESGPLHEVHLPDGRRIEYTCDPLGRRIAKSINGKIVEKYLWQDLTMLLAVTDGEGLRPKVFSYDEEGNPVSMTYEGQTFFFATNQVGTIFMVADERGNEVKRIINDSFGN